The proteins below are encoded in one region of Scomber japonicus isolate fScoJap1 chromosome 24, fScoJap1.pri, whole genome shotgun sequence:
- the creg1 gene encoding protein CREG1, with translation MSAAVRAACVLLLGLLWASCSSSRRVHIPPHEEVARMARFIAHQCDWASMATISTHEPLVGKPFSNLFSVSDGPPGGSTGVPYLYLTRMEISVQDLQVNPAASLSMSLAQTQYCKQEGFDPQSPLCAHIILSGSVLELANGTEAEFAKKSLFSRHPEMIDWPSDHDWFFAKFNITQVLVLDYFGGVKAVTPEQYFNASPNRKYH, from the exons ATGAGCGCTGCTGTGCGGGCTGCGTGTGTGCTCCTCCTCGGCCTCCTCTGggcctcctgctcctcctcgcGCAGGGTTCACATCCCGCCGCACGAGGAGGTGGCCCGGATGGCCCGGTTCATCGCCCACCAGTGTGACTGGGCCTCCATGGCGACCATCTCCACCCACGAGCCGCTGGTCGGGAAACCTTTCTCCAACCTTTTCTCCGTCAGTGACGGACCGCCGGGAGGAAGCACCGGAGTCCCGTACCTGTACCTGACCCGCATGGAGATCTCCGTGCAGGACCTGCAG gtgaacCCGGCAGCgtctctctccatgtctctgGCTCAGACTCAGTACTGCAAACAGGAAGGATTCGATCCTCAGAGTCCTTTATGTGCTCACATCATCCTGTCTGGATCTGTGctggag ctggCCAATGGGACGGAAGCAGAGTTTGCTAAGAAGTCTTTGTTCAGTCGTCATCCAGAGATGATCGACTGGCCGTCCGACCACGACTGGTTCTTCGCCAAGTTCAACATCACacag GTGCTGGTGTTGGATTATTTCGGCGGAGTGAAGGCGGTGACTCCAGAGCAGTACTTCAACGCCTCTCCAAACAGGAAGTACCACTGA